A stretch of Treponema vincentii F0403 DNA encodes these proteins:
- a CDS encoding CHASE2 domain-containing protein — MKKKISWPSIVIPCIIGLLCAGAYLFPFWIGVENRLYDFFLGLKSDVKEDSSIVLLDIDDVSIEKVGLYPWPRNTIAKGLETLTQLGAEYAVFDIEYIDKSPMSVDFTYLNGALKSEFAASFEEIGANVQDIFAALANNQITLPEAGIYGSELVDLIDQSRDTLYRHTKQVAIENDSYLGQAMRLFGSSFITVNMQDDPPSDGSEDLYAIAKERFVYPKLKVNAPLSDGRHSALVPIPEISRMAAGAGFTNVHIDSDGVRRRIRLTDNIGDTVFMQLAFSPLLKKLRSPEVVIDKNLVTLIGAVYDGKEENISIPLDSSGMMLIRWPKKNYQNSFTHVPFYLLIDYAESGEKTASSLRLLRANQGWNLGPGYAPIDTCMQLWVESEELRRTALESGSTQDKEAWLTSVQAYWDTVKNFLETDYGTSIALLFDEAKQAGNPEDAELYDQVKADFETLYANAATSYNRHTELETALAGKLKDSFCIIGWSSTGTTDIGVNPFHSEYVNVGTHAAVANTILQRDFLQQAPVWVSALLAIAFSFGIIVVIRRFSTLVQIIAGVVLSLVVLMVNQLIFHFTGIYIFIISPVLALFVSFLTYSMVSFIISEREKSFLRKAFGTYLSGDVINEMIEDPSMLKLGGQKKWITAMFTDVKGFSTISEALDAEQLVKLLNIYLSGMSDIILEQRGTIDKYEGDAIISFFGAPVDYKEHARLACHAAVLMHRKEVELNELFMREGMSPNPLLTRIGINTGDMVVGNMGTERKMDYTIMGNAVNLAARLEGVNKQYGSWLLISDMTRNEIGDEFITRRFDRVRVVGINTPVQLWELVELKEAVDSATLDFLQRFEEAHCVFDKRDWKEALKLFKALSEERPDDGPSAAYLRKCENFMQKPPADNWDGVFSLTQK, encoded by the coding sequence GTGAAGAAAAAAATATCTTGGCCTTCGATTGTTATACCGTGTATTATCGGATTACTGTGTGCAGGAGCTTATCTGTTTCCATTTTGGATAGGGGTTGAAAATCGACTGTATGATTTCTTTTTAGGCTTAAAGTCTGATGTTAAAGAAGATTCTTCTATTGTGCTGTTGGACATCGACGATGTTTCCATCGAAAAGGTCGGGCTCTATCCGTGGCCCCGTAATACCATTGCGAAAGGTTTGGAAACCCTGACGCAGCTCGGTGCGGAATATGCGGTATTCGATATTGAATATATCGATAAAAGCCCGATGAGCGTAGATTTTACCTATTTAAACGGTGCTTTAAAGTCCGAGTTTGCCGCCTCTTTTGAAGAGATCGGTGCTAATGTGCAGGATATTTTTGCGGCGCTTGCCAATAATCAAATTACCCTGCCGGAGGCAGGAATATACGGGAGCGAATTGGTAGATTTAATCGATCAATCGCGCGACACTCTCTACCGGCATACAAAGCAGGTTGCGATCGAGAATGACAGTTATTTGGGACAGGCAATGCGGCTGTTCGGTTCGTCGTTTATTACGGTTAATATGCAGGATGATCCTCCGAGCGATGGTTCAGAAGATTTATATGCCATTGCGAAAGAGCGGTTTGTCTATCCTAAGCTGAAAGTGAATGCCCCCTTATCGGACGGTCGGCACAGCGCTTTAGTACCGATACCGGAAATCAGCCGTATGGCGGCGGGGGCGGGGTTTACCAATGTGCATATCGACAGCGACGGTGTGAGGCGGCGTATCCGGTTGACAGATAATATCGGCGACACGGTGTTTATGCAGCTTGCCTTTTCTCCGTTGCTGAAGAAACTGAGGTCTCCCGAAGTTGTCATCGATAAAAACCTCGTTACGTTGATCGGTGCCGTGTATGACGGTAAAGAAGAAAATATTTCAATACCGCTTGATTCAAGCGGTATGATGTTGATTCGATGGCCGAAAAAAAACTATCAAAACAGCTTTACTCATGTTCCTTTCTATCTGCTGATCGATTATGCCGAAAGCGGAGAAAAAACGGCAAGCAGTTTACGCCTGTTGCGGGCTAATCAGGGCTGGAATCTCGGTCCCGGATATGCGCCGATAGACACGTGTATGCAGCTGTGGGTAGAAAGCGAAGAACTGCGCCGTACCGCCCTTGAATCGGGGAGTACGCAGGATAAAGAGGCATGGCTTACTTCGGTGCAGGCTTATTGGGATACGGTAAAAAACTTTTTGGAAACGGACTACGGTACATCGATAGCCTTGTTGTTCGACGAGGCAAAACAGGCGGGAAATCCCGAAGATGCGGAACTCTACGATCAGGTAAAGGCCGATTTTGAAACGCTGTATGCAAACGCCGCCACATCGTATAACCGGCATACGGAGCTTGAAACGGCGCTTGCCGGTAAACTTAAAGACTCTTTTTGCATCATCGGATGGTCAAGCACCGGCACGACCGATATCGGCGTTAACCCCTTTCACAGCGAATATGTGAATGTCGGTACGCACGCTGCGGTCGCCAATACTATTTTGCAGCGTGATTTCTTACAGCAAGCGCCGGTTTGGGTGTCGGCTCTGCTCGCGATTGCGTTTTCTTTCGGTATTATTGTGGTTATCCGCCGGTTCAGCACCCTTGTTCAGATTATTGCAGGAGTTGTGCTGTCCCTCGTCGTGCTGATGGTGAATCAACTCATATTCCACTTTACCGGTATTTATATCTTTATTATCTCACCGGTGCTGGCACTCTTCGTATCGTTCTTAACCTATTCGATGGTGTCGTTCATCATCAGTGAGCGCGAAAAGAGCTTTCTCCGCAAAGCATTCGGCACATACCTTTCCGGCGATGTTATCAATGAGATGATAGAAGATCCTTCTATGCTGAAGCTCGGCGGACAGAAAAAATGGATTACCGCAATGTTTACCGATGTTAAGGGCTTTTCCACAATAAGTGAAGCGCTCGATGCCGAACAACTGGTTAAGCTGCTGAATATCTATCTTTCCGGTATGAGTGATATTATTTTAGAGCAGCGCGGCACTATCGATAAGTATGAAGGGGACGCCATTATATCGTTCTTCGGCGCTCCGGTAGATTATAAAGAACATGCCCGCCTCGCCTGTCATGCCGCAGTGCTGATGCACCGTAAAGAGGTTGAACTGAACGAACTTTTTATGCGTGAAGGGATGAGTCCTAATCCGCTTTTAACCCGTATCGGGATTAACACCGGCGATATGGTTGTCGGGAACATGGGTACCGAACGGAAGATGGACTATACGATTATGGGTAACGCCGTCAACCTTGCCGCCCGTCTGGAAGGTGTAAACAAGCAGTACGGTTCATGGCTGTTAATCTCCGATATGACGAGAAACGAAATCGGCGACGAATTTATTACCCGCCGCTTCGACCGTGTGCGCGTTGTCGGTATCAATACGCCGGTGCAGTTATGGGAGCTGGTTGAGTTGAAGGAGGCTGTCGATTCGGCAACGCTCGACTTTTTACAGCGGTTTGAGGAAGCCCATTGCGTGTTCGATAAGCGGGATTGGAAGGAAGCGCTCAAGCTTTTTAAAGCGCTGTCCGAAGAGCGCCCCGACGACGGCCCCTCCGCTGCCTATCTGCGCAAATGCGAAAACTTTATGCAAAAGCCTCCGGCCGACAATTGGGACGGCGTATTCAGCCTTACGCAAAAATAA
- a CDS encoding FecR family protein, whose product MKKYFGILILCIAGISLAAASDLTATIMEVAGKVECKLPGKDWKTAKTGDVLPAGSSISTGFKSTAILKMEAATLTVKPVTRLSLEELVKSEGTTKTQMFLMAGRVKAEVTPPEGEKAEFKVKSPTATASVRGTGFEFDGQNLVVDHGTVQLEAESGVGIPQSVGGGQFSTLSQTGTVTAPIAVTTASASSSAISDIRESASNTSAANSSVIDTTSTTSDVTRPDLKPDPVEPNPPTPDNPEPPKPEEPKTRDVTISVGWED is encoded by the coding sequence ATGAAAAAATACTTTGGAATTTTAATACTCTGCATAGCAGGCATTTCTTTAGCTGCGGCATCGGATCTTACGGCAACAATCATGGAAGTTGCAGGGAAGGTTGAATGTAAACTTCCCGGAAAAGATTGGAAAACTGCAAAAACAGGCGACGTTTTACCGGCAGGTTCTTCTATCTCGACCGGTTTTAAGAGCACCGCTATTCTTAAAATGGAAGCGGCGACACTGACGGTAAAACCCGTTACCCGCTTATCGCTTGAAGAACTGGTAAAATCCGAAGGGACAACCAAAACCCAGATGTTTTTGATGGCAGGACGGGTTAAGGCTGAAGTTACACCGCCTGAAGGCGAAAAAGCGGAATTTAAAGTGAAAAGCCCCACGGCAACCGCTTCCGTCCGCGGTACGGGTTTTGAATTTGACGGGCAAAACCTCGTTGTAGATCACGGAACGGTACAGCTTGAAGCGGAATCCGGCGTAGGAATTCCTCAATCCGTCGGAGGGGGTCAATTCAGCACTTTGAGCCAAACGGGTACGGTAACAGCTCCCATTGCTGTTACAACCGCCTCAGCTTCGTCGTCGGCTATCTCAGACATCCGGGAATCGGCCTCGAATACTTCAGCGGCAAATAGCTCTGTCATCGACACTACATCTACTACCAGTGATGTAACGCGTCCCGACCTGAAGCCGGATCCTGTAGAACCGAATCCTCCTACACCTGATAACCCTGAGCCGCCGAAACCTGAAGAACCTAAGACCCGCGACGTAACAATCAGCGTAGGATGGGAAGATTAA
- a CDS encoding O-acetyl-ADP-ribose deacetylase, with protein MDIKIICADITVLKVDAIVNAANTSLLGGGGVDGAIHRAAGPELLEECRALNGCKTGQAKITRGYNLPAEYVIHTPGPIYQDGKHGEPELLASCYRNSLILASDFHCKTIAFPCISAGVYGYPMKEAAAIALSTVYTYLTKTKADMIVYHVCFNKQTEGLYRTLLGKMEPSKNSVSF; from the coding sequence ATGGACATCAAAATCATCTGTGCAGATATAACCGTACTTAAAGTAGATGCAATCGTTAATGCGGCAAATACCTCGTTGCTCGGCGGCGGAGGTGTCGACGGAGCAATTCACCGTGCTGCCGGCCCCGAATTATTGGAAGAATGCCGTGCACTCAATGGCTGTAAAACAGGGCAAGCAAAAATCACACGCGGCTACAATCTCCCTGCAGAATATGTTATCCATACGCCCGGGCCGATATACCAAGACGGCAAGCACGGGGAACCGGAGCTGTTGGCAAGCTGCTACCGCAATTCACTCATCCTCGCCTCAGACTTCCACTGCAAAACAATTGCATTCCCCTGTATCAGCGCAGGGGTATACGGTTATCCCATGAAAGAGGCGGCGGCAATCGCTCTTTCTACCGTTTATACATATTTAACAAAAACAAAGGCGGATATGATCGTCTACCATGTCTGTTTTAATAAGCAGACCGAAGGACTATACCGTACGTTATTAGGAAAGATGGAGCCCTCTAAAAACTCAGTTAGCTTTTAG